A region of Ficedula albicollis isolate OC2 chromosome 10, FicAlb1.5, whole genome shotgun sequence DNA encodes the following proteins:
- the CLN6 gene encoding ceroid-lipofuscinosis neuronal protein 6, giving the protein MALCPPVPSRHGSVKAEDTFKTSPFHLDLWFYFTLQNWVLDFGRPIAMIILPLEWFPLNKPSAGDYFHMAYNVITPFLLLKLIERSPKTLPRSMVYVSIITFVMGASIHLVGDSVNHRLIFSGYQHHLSVRENPIIRNLKPETLIDSFELLYYYDEYLGHSMWYIPFFLILFIYFTGCFTPVAGQSRMPVAALLLVGPSSLYYWYLVTEGQIFILYIFTFFAMMALVMHQKRKGLVLDSNGLFLFYSFIITLLLIALWVGWLWNDKILRKKYPGVIYIPEPWAFYTLHMNNLHPSKGGL; this is encoded by the exons atggctctgtgtccccctgtcccctccaggcATGGCTCAGTGAAGGCTGAGGACACCTTCAAGACCTCCCCGTTCCACCTGGACCTGTGGTTCTACTTCACCCTGCAGAACTGGGTGCTGGATTTCGGGCGCCCCATCGCCATG aTCATCCTCCCTCTGGAATGGTTTCCCCTAAACAAACCCAGCGCTGGGGATTATTTCCACATGGCTTACAACGTTATCacccccttcctgctgctgaag ctcatCGAGAGGTCCCCCAAAACCCTGCCCAGGTCCATGGTCTACGTCAGCATCATCACCTTCGTGATGGGCGCCAGCATCCACCTGGTGGGAGACTCGGTGAACCACCGGCTGATCTTCAGTGGCTACCAGCACCACCTGTCCGTCAGGGAGAACCCCATCATCAGGAACCTCAAGCCAGAGACCCTG ATCGATTCCTTCGAGCTGCTCTACTACTACGATGAGTATTTGGGGCATTCCATGTG GTACATCCCGTTTTTCCTGATCCTGTTCATTTATTTCACCGGCTGCTTCACGCCCGTGGCGGGGCAGAGCAGGATGCCCgtggctgccctgctcctggtggGGCCCAGCAGCCTCTACTACTG GTACCTGGTGACCGAGGGGCAGATCTTCATCCTCTACATCTTCACCTTCTTCGCCATGATGGCTCTGGTGATGCACCAGAAGCGCAAGGGGCTGGTGCTGGACAGCAACGGGCTCTTCCTCTTCTACTCCTTCATCATCACCCTCCTCCTCATCGCCCTCTGGGTGGGCTGGCTCTGGAATGACaaaatcctgaggaaaaaataccCTGGGGTGATTTACATCCCAGAGCCCTGGGCCTTCTACACCCTGCACATGAACAACCTGCACCCCAGCAAGGGCGGCCTCTGA
- the FEM1B gene encoding protein fem-1 homolog B: MPGRKLSGGTLGDPSPRDIPELDPNDAPDRDPRDILDPDPNDSLDPDPGDAPDPASSGGERLGSACTLWRLFTSRNNPPQLGLHSLRAVHTPERSRSACTLGRLFTPRNGSARLGLHYLRGRLHPGITRLGLHYLRVVLNRSESDIKYLLGYVSQHGGQRSTPLIIAARNGHAQVVRLLLEHYRVHTQQTGTVRFDGFVIDGATALWCAAGAGHFEVVKLLVSHGANVNHTTVTNSTPLRAACFDGRLDIVKYLVENNANISIANKYDNTCLMIAAYKGHTDVVRYLLEQRADPNAKAHCGATALHFAAEAGHLEIVRELVKWKAAMMVNGHGMTPLKVAAESCKADVVELLLAHADCDRRSRIEALELLGASFANDRENYDILKTYHYLYLAMLERYRDSENVIEKEVLPQIEAYGNRSECRTPQELESIRQDRDALHMEGLIVRERILGSDNIDVSHPIIYRGAVYADNMEFEQCIKLWLHALHLRQKGNRNTHKDLLRFAQVFSQMIHLNEPVKAKDIESVLRCSVLEIEQGMARIKTTPDADIHTALDNYECNIFTFLYLVCISTKTQCSEEDQSRINKQIYNLIHLDPRTRDGSSLLHHAVNSGTPVDDFHTNDVCSFPNALVTKLLLDCGADVNAVDNEGNSPLHIIVQYHRPISDFLTLHSIIISLVEAGAHTDMTNKQKKTPLDKSTTGVSEILLKTQMKLSLKCLAARAVRIYNISYQNQIPRTLEEFVQFH, from the exons ATGCCCGGGAGAAAGCTGAGCGGGGGAACTTTGGGGGACCCCAGCCCTCGGGATATTCCAGAGCTTGACCCTAATGATGCCCCCGACCGTGATCCTCGGGATATCCTGGACCCCGACCCTAATGATTCCCTGGACCCCGACCCTGGGGATGCCCCGGACCCCGCATCATCCGGGGGTG AACGGCTCGGCTCGGCCTGCACGCTATGGAGGTTGTTTACATCCCGGAACAACCCGCCCCAGCTCGGCCTGCACTCTCTGAGGGCTGTTCACACCCCGGAACGGTCCCGCTCGGCCTGCACGCTGGGGAGGTTATTCACACCCCGGAacggctcggctcggctcggcctGCACTACCTGAGG GGTCGTTTACATCCCGGAATAACCCGGCTCGGCCTGCACTACCTGAGGGTCGTTTTGAACCGCTCCGAGAGCGACATCAAGTACCTGCTGGGCTACGTGAGCCAGCACGGCGGGCAGCGCTCCACACCGCTCATCATCGCCGCCCGCAACGGGCACGCCCAG GTGGTGCGGCTGCTGCTCGAGCATTACCGCGTCCACACGCAGCAGACCGGCACCGTCCGCTTCGACGG ctTTGTCATCGACGGGGCCACCGCGCTGTGGTGCGCGGCCGGCGCCGGCCACTTCGAGGTGGTCAAGCTGCTGGTGAGCCACGGCGCCAACGTCAACCACACCACGGTGACCAACTCGACGCCGCTGCGGGCGGCCTGCTTCGATGGGCGGCTGGACATCGTCAAGTACCTGGTGGAGAACAACGCCAACATCAGCATCGCCAACAAGTACGACAACACCTGCCTGATGATCGCGGCCTACAAGGGCCACACGGACGTGGTGCGCTACCTGCTGGAGCAGCGCGCCGACCCCAACGCCAAGGCGCACTGCGGGGCCACCGCCCTGCACTTCGCTGCCGAGGCCGGGCACCTGGAGATCGTCAGGGAGCTGGTCAAGTGGAAGGCGGCCATGATGGTCAACGGGCACGGCATGACGCCGCTCAAAGTGGCCGCCGAGAGCTGCAAGGCTGAtgtggtggagctgctgctggctcacgCTGACTGCgacaggaggagcaggatcgaagctctggagctgctgggggccTCGTTTGCCAACGACAGGGAGAACTATGACATTTTGAAGACTTACCACTATTTATATTTAGCCATGCTGGAGAGGTACCGCGACAGCGAGAACGTCATCGAGAAGGAGGTGCTTCCCCAGATAGAGGCGTACGGGAACAGGTCGGAGTGCAGGACCCCTCAGGAATTAGAGTCCATTAGGCAGGACAGAGATGCCCTTCACATGGAAGGCCTCATAGTGCGGGAGAGAATCCTGGGCTCGGACAACATCGACGTCTCCCACCCCATCATCTACCGGGGCGCCGTCTACGCCGACAACATGGAGTTCGAGCAGTGCATCAAGCTCTGGCTCCACGCCCTGCACCTGCGGCAGAAAGGCAACAGGAACACCCACAAGGACCTGCTGAGGTTCGCTCAGGTCTTCTCGCAGATGATCCACCTGAACGAGCCCGTGAAGGCCAAGGACATCGAGAGCGTCCTGCGCTGCAGCGTGCTGGAGATCGAGCAGGGCATGGCGCGCATCAAAACCACGCCGGACGCCGACATCCACACGGCCCTGGACAACTACGAGTGCAACATCTTCACCTTCCTCTACCTGGTGTGCATCTCCACCAAGACGCAGTGCAGCGAGGAGGACCAGTCCCGCATCAACAAGCAGATCTACAACCTGATCCACCTGGACCCGCGCACGCGCGACGGCTCCAGCCTGCTGCACCACGCCGTCAACTCGGGCACGCCCGTCGACGACTTCCACACCAACGACGTGTGCAGCTTCCCCAACGCCCTGGTcaccaagctgctgctggactgcGGCGCCGACGTCAACGCCGTGGACAACGAGGGCAACAGCCCGCTGCACATCATCGTGCAGTACCACCGGCCCATCAGCGACTTCTTGACGTTGCACTCCATCATCATCAGCCTGGTGGAGGCCGGCGCCCACACGGACATGACcaacaagcagaagaaaacccCTCTGGATAAAAGCACCACCGGGGTGTCCGAAATCCTCCTTAAAACTCAAATGAAGCTGAGTCTCAAGTGCCTGGCTGCCCGCGCCGTGCGGATCTACAACATCAGCTACCAAAACCAGATCCCCAGAACTCTGGAGGAGTTTGTCCAGTTCCACTAG